The genomic interval CTACAGAAACCAGGAGAAAGGGGAGTAAAACCCTGACCtttggaaaggaaaaacaaccaTAACAGAGTAAGGCATAGCCCATGTATTGAAACCCAAAGTGACCTTACAAAACTTGTCCAGGTGACAAACAATACAAACCAATGTAAGCCACAGTGctaataattataatacaaCCCGTTATACAAAAAATGTGGGACCCAATCCCAgatacatacaaatacaaaagTATAATGGCAAACCAAAGAAAAGTGACCACAAGGCCTTACAAATATTAAACAAGAGACAATCTCAGAACCATTAGGACAAAACCGCCCTTGCAAACTGGCCAGGCTGAGAAAGAGGCTTGTGGTAATGCCGAGTAAAGGTAGACTCCCTGGCCCATCCAATGGTGGAGACTATTGTAGAAAGGGGCAACCTCCGGGCTGCCTTGCTGGAAGAGGCTGACCTAGTAGAGTGGGGAGAGAAAACAGTAACATCAACGCCAGCAGCTCTCATCACATCCTTTACCCAACGACGCAATGTATCCTTAGAAGCCAACCTCACCGGAGGTCGCGTAGTCAGGAAAAACCCTGTAAGTGATCCTCTGATGGATCTAGTCCTATCCAGGTAATGCTTGATGGCGTCAACGATACACAAGCAGCTGTCATGTGGATAGGCGTCGAAAACCAAACTTGATATGTGGGCCCCAGGACGAGAAGTCTTCAACAAATCCCCAATCCCAAAAACAACCTGTGACTCCATGAGAGACATGTTCCTAATGTCTAGCAAATGTAAGATTTGACCACGATGGCCCGACAACAAAAGCATAAGAGTAACTAATTTTCTGGACAATTGAAGAAGAGACAAGTCCACAGTAGGACCAAgaccacaaaaaaaatctaacactaTCTGAGGATCCCAAGTTGTATGAGAGCGGGGAAAAGAAGGTCTCTCCAGGAAAGCTGCCTTCATAAATCGCGTGACTAAAGGATGTTGTCCTGCCGGACGGCCGTCAATAGTAGCAATAACTGAGATGGCTGAGCGAATGGTGTTCATGGAGCTGTATCCACGACCTGTCTTGCGTTTAAATTCCAACAAAAGGAAATCTAATAGAATACTCACAGATGGCTGAAGTGGATCAACTTCCCTTCTGAGGCAAAATAACAACCATCTCTTGATATGCGGCCCATATTGTGCCTTAGTGCTAGATCTCCAGGAGTGAAGCAAAAACTGGGCAACCTCCGGCGAAAGGCCGCGATCCGTGAATGCTGCCCTGAGAGCACCATCGCTGTCAAAACCAACCCCTGAGCCCGAGGGTGTGGTAGAGTTGGTTGCTGAGGGAGAAACAGGGGACAGCGAGGAAGCAAAACTGGATCTTCTGTCAGCAACTGCAAAGCTGTTGGGAACCATACTTGAGTCGACCATAATGGAAGAATCATCAGAGCTGTTGCTTTGTCGTCCTGCAGTTTCCGAAGAGTTCTGGATACAAGGCTGAAAGGTGGAAAGGCATATAAGCTCTTATCTTTCCAATCCAAGGTGAAGGCATTAGTGCACATAGCAGATGGGTCTGGCCGCCAGGAGACATAGACAGGCAACTGAGCATTTAAGCGAGTGGCAAAAAGATCAATCCCAGGAGTATAAAAAAGCTGACAAATTTTGTGAAAAATATATGGCAGTAACATCCACTCACCATCCATCCTGGTGACCCTAGATTCTACATCAGCTGTTACATTGTCCAAACCCAGTACATGCTGTGCAGATAGAGTAATATCCCTAGAAGCAGCCCACTCAAAAATCTTTTCGGTAAGAACATGAAGGTTAGGTCTTGTACTGCCACAACGATCAATACAAGCAACTGCAGTGGTGTTGTCCGATCTGAGCCTAACATGGGAGCCAGTCCTATCCTTACACAAGGATTGCAAGCCCAACAGAATGGCCTTTAACTCCAAGATGTTAATATGGTCTAGCTCCTCTTGGGCCCAGTGACCTCCAGTCGTGACATTCCCTATTGAAGCACCCCAACCAGTGAGGCAGGCATCTGTGAACAACTCACAATCtggggaagaagagagtagaGACTTCTCCTGAAAGTCTATATTAGCCACCCACCAAGAGATCAAATATCTGGCATGGTCATCCAAAATAACATTGGCATAATAATCACCACAGGAGCGAACTAGACCCTGATTTCTAAATATTTCCAGGTACTTGTAACGGAGAGGAGCTAATTCTACTGCAGGGGGCAGAAGCCACAGCCAAACCAATAAAAGATGATAAGTCCTGTAGAGTGACATTACCCTTGAGAAGAAGCAAGCCTTGTTCCTTGATGCGCTCCTTCCTACTGAATGGTAAAGTAGCAGCCATGGCGACAGAATCCAGAACCACACCCAGAAAAGTAACCTTCTGTGTTGGCTCCAAAACAGACTTCTGCACGTTGATAGTGAGACCCAGGGAATCAAAGAGAAGTAAAGCATAGCCAACCTGAGTCTGTAAAATCTCTACTGATGGAGCAATGAATAGGCAGTCATCAAGATAACATAAGACTACTATCCCAAGGGATCGCAGGTGGGAAAGGACAGGTTTCATCAATTTTGTAAAAAGGCGAGGGGCGGAAGATAACCCCTGGAAGACAAGTAAATCTGAAAAATTGGCCCTTCCAAATAAATTGTAGCCATTTTCTGTCCTCAGGTCTAACATAAATGGAGTAATAAGCATCCTTAAAATCCACTGTAACAAAAAACAGTTAGGAGAAATTAAAGGCATCGCATCCTTCAATGTGTCCATCTTAAAATGCAAATAAGGAACATATGTATTAAGATGCTTCAAATTTAGAATTACTCTCGCTGGCCCAACCGGCTTGATGATGGGAAACACATTTGAAAAATAGCCAGATACATCAGGGAAACAATGCTCCACAATAGAATGACGAAGGAAATGATGTAAAGCATTGGCCAGAGCTCGATCGTCAGCCCTAGACAGAGTTAGAGGGCGTGGAGGAACAGTCTGAAAAGGTAAAGATATAAACTCTATGAACTTCCCCCTCACCACATCATAAATCCAGGAATCCTGTGTGAGAGACTGCCACAGGGGCTGAGCAGAaaaattttttccccctctaaAGTTATCAGGGGTATTAACTAACTGTGGAGTTAAGGAACTCACCGGAGAGATTACTGATGGTGTAGCTTCGGCCCGTGCATCCCCCTCCCCTGGGGTGGCCGCTGGGCGAAAAAAGGCCGAGTCTGAGAACGAGGCCGGGACTGGTGGTGAGCCTGAGAAGACCGGTGGGTTGTgcgggaaaaggaagagtaccTTTTGCCAGATGACTTAGCAGGTGGGCGAAAAGACGGCCTGCCCAGCCGGCCTGCCTTGTGGATCTCCTCACATTTCTTGGTAACGTCAAAGGGGAATAACTCCTGCTGACCAACTTCACATTCCCACTTGCAGAGATCAACCATGGCCGAGTCACGGACATGGATACGGGCAACATCCTTGCGCAGCTGATTTAGGTAATTCACCGCTGAAGTGAGAAGGCGCAAACAACTATTAAGGCCATCTAAATAACAAGCCAAACTcttgtccttctttttcccAATATCATCAAGACACACAGCAATAGGGACTAATGCCTTTGTCAGTAGGCAATTAGTCTGGAAAAGCTTGGTATCTACCAGCCTCCCGTTTACACTCATGGCCTTAGTTATCGCCGCGTTTGTCACAGGCACAGCGAGGTTCGGCACATTACTCGGAAGCTTGATTTTTCCACAAGTTAACTTCACACTCTCTGACAAAGGTCGACGGCGAAGACTGGCGTTGAGGATGGTGGCCAACTGGTCAGACAGCGggtctccctttttctcctcgccATGGAAATGGCCAGAAAGGTCACTCAAAGCCCTCAGGAAATCCTCATCTGCACCCTCCTCACGCCCAAGCTGGTCCAGGCTGTCAAGAGGGTCAGGCTGGCTCGTGCACGGAGTCGGAGGAACAaaaacttcctcctcttccgaggAAGAGAGGCATGAAAGCCACTGAAGTCAGTCCCGGTGTCCCTGTCCAACTTTTCGATAAGGCCAGACACGAGGGTAGACAGTCTATCCAGGGCAACCCGGTCGTCAGACACAGAAGGCTGTGCTGACGTGGCGGTGGCGGCCTGACTGGTCCCTGGGAGCGAAGCGTCATTTTGTGGAAGGGTGAATTCATCCACAGGATCGTCTCCTCTTTTCCCACCAGAGGATGATGAACGGTGGGGCGTGGGAAGAGACTGTTCCATGCCCGACATCACACTGCccaaaaaggagacagagataATGCGATCAACACCTACCATATGTTGTTATTGTGCGGTGGTAGAAAACTCACCCACAAACTCCCGACTGCATAAAAGCAGGAAAAGGGGAGTGTATTATCAGATGTTTGTAGTCCAACGATGTACTTTTCACCCACAGTCAACTTTGGACTGTATAGGAGAAAGCTTACCAGCAAAGTATCCAAAGTGGAGCAGCAGCGTGCGTGACTGCGGGAAGGTGGAAAACGACTGTCGGTGATTTGGCGGATTGGCATCTCGTTGGAACCGCTGTGACGTCACTCAATCCGTGACGTGAAatccaaccctggaacagagaagagagagagaggggatctgatacaagtttataaaatggaccaagtggataatgagaaactaatcctgagagaagaatatgacattaaaagcacaagattgcatagtaagaaactgaggaaggggagatgtctgagagatgttaaaaaatatagtttcctgcaaagatgtgttgagacttggaacagtttgagtgaggaagtggtgtcagcaacgagtgtgcatagttttaaagaagaaTTGttgaagtacatgagacttatcgcaggtcagttgaaatgtgccTTGGATTTTATGATGCAGATCACCTCTGCCAGCAGGGAGCTTTCATATGAGATACACCATGCTGCCTCGCCACATCAGACTTTAAAGTATACGATCACCCACATGATAATAAAGAACTCAAAACAAACCAACGTAACTGTCCAAGTATGTGACGCCCTATAGCATATGGAGGGAGCGGAGGGCATATGAAAGCTCCCTGCTGGTAGAGGTGATTTGCATCATAAAATccgaagcacatttcaactgacctgCGGTAAGTCTTATGTACTTCAACAATTTTATGTCTGCAAATCACTCCTCTGCCACTGCTCACTTTCCTATGAGAtttgaagccatgtgggtgtAGTACAGAAACATAAGGAAACGAGGATGTGCAATGGGGAAAGGAAACatacaagaaacaaaataacatgTAGTGATGAAGTTACATAATCAGTACATATGTATGTAGCCAACCAAAATTTAACTGTGCAACCAAAGGGGGTACACACTAACCCAGTACCCCATCTTGGAAAGTGTCAATGTCCCCAAGAACCTCTTTGTTGTAATGCCTGGCAAAAGTGGCTTCGCTTGACCACCCAGCCTTTGCCAAGATATGTGCAATTGGCACCGCCATGGCCTTTGCCCTCAACGCTGCAGCCTGCCTTACACTGCCAGCTGAATACATCCTGGTGTCCACACCTGACCTGTGTAGCATAATCCTAACCCACCTAGCAATAGTGTCTCTAGTGACAGGTTTATGGGGTCTCACAATACTAAGGAATAAAGGACCGTCCATCTGGTCCACACCAGTCCGAAACTGGGCAGTCCTCTCAATGTACACTTTCAGTGTCTCACAAACACATAGCCTCCTATCAGTAGCGTATGCTGTAAAGTCCACAAATTTTACATTGAATTTTGGGCAACACTGCTTGATGTTGTCTCCTAATGATACACAAATAGAGGTTTCCCCAATGCAAATATTTTTCAACACTAACAAATACAACGTTTGCAGTCTGGCAGCTTGCATGAATGCCATCAGCATTACTAATTTCAATGTGAGTTCTTTTAGTGTAAGGGTGCATAACGGTTCCAGAGTACGCAGCTGTTCCAGCACCAACTTGACATCCCAGGTCTGTGTGTAACAGCATAGGAGGTCTTAGGTTGAAGACTCCCCTCAGAAACCTGTTAACAAGAGGGTGATTCCCAGCTCTACATACATCCACCACAATGCCAAGTGAAGAGAAGGCTCTCCTCGCTGTGTTGACACAGTCATAGGCAACACCCCTGTGG from Portunus trituberculatus isolate SZX2019 chromosome 47, ASM1759143v1, whole genome shotgun sequence carries:
- the LOC123498235 gene encoding uncharacterized protein LOC123498235; this encodes MASNLIGNVMSGMEQSLPTPHRSSSSGGKRGDDPVDEFTLPQNDASLPGTSQAATATSAQPSWLSCLSSSEEEEVFVPPTPCTSQPDPLDSLDQLGREEGADEDFLRALSDLSGHFHGEEKKGDPLSDQLATILNASLRRRPLSESVKLTCGKIKLPSNVPNLAVPVTNAAITKAMSVNGRLVDTKLFQTNCLLTKALVPIAVCLDDIGKKKDKSLACYLDGLNSCLRLLTSAVNYLNQLRKDVARIHVRDSAMVDLCKWECEVGQQELFPFDVTKKCEEIHKAGRLGRPSFRPPAKSSGKRYSSFSRTTHRSSQAHHQSRPRSQTRPFFAQRPPQGRGMHGPKLHHQ
- the LOC123498236 gene encoding uncharacterized protein LOC123498236: MGGTKSLSCNDICWDLWGWCAENNVWITCPHIPGSDNSMADAASRQFNDRHEWKLNVGIFRELCNIFSVPSIDLFASRLNNQVPRFCSWHPNPEAEHFDAFSITWSQFPLVYIFPPFALIARCLQKMHAEMARGWLIVPLWLSQPWMGTPLLKMLIREPRLIMWRKDILRHPSSEEEHPVMKHTRLMAYLLSDTFHRGVAYDCVNTARRAFSSLGIVVDTWDVKLVLEQLRTLEPLCTLTLKELTLKLVMLMAFMQAARLQTLYLLVLKNICIGETSICVSLGDNIKQCCPKFNVKFVDFTAYATDRRLCVCETLKVYIERTAQFRTGVDQMDGPLFLSIVRPHKPVTRDTIARWVRIMLHRSGVDTRMYSAGSVRQAAALRAKAMAVPIAHILAKAGWSSEATFARHYNKEVLGDIDTFQDGVLG
- the LOC123498234 gene encoding uncharacterized protein LOC123498234, coding for MKPVLSHLRSLGIVVLCYLDDCLFIAPSVEILQTQVGYALLLFDSLGLTINVQKSVLEPTQKVTFLGVVLDSVAMAATLPFSRKERIKEQGLLLLKVELAPLRYKYLEIFRNQGLVRSCGDYYANVILDDHARYLISWWVANIDFQEKSLLSSSPDCELFTDACLTGWGASIGNVTTGGHWAQEELDHINILELKAILLGLQSLCKDRTGSHVRLRSDNTTAVACIDRCGSTRPNLHVLTEKIFEWAASRDITLSAQHVLGLDNVTADVESRVTRMDALYPELFGNCRTTKQQL